A single region of the Bifidobacterium asteroides DSM 20089 genome encodes:
- the argF gene encoding ornithine carbamoyltransferase: MNNGLRHMLRDDDLNHEEQLEVLRLGMAFRANPYLSQPYQGPQAVAIIFDKPSTRTRTSFCVGVAQLGGYPMVIDSSGSQLGRGEPVADTSNVLTRMTSTIVWRTFGQDRVETMAAHATVPVINALTDSFHPCQVLADFLTLAQHRGGVDALAGVTIAYLGDAANNMANSYLLGGAVAGMNVRIAGPRGFLPDPSLVDQARALAAENGGSILVTTDPVQAVEDADCVFTDTWVSMGEEDQYAIRSHPFLPYQVNAALMAHARPDALFQHCLPAYRGREVTAEVIDGPQSVVWDEAENRLHAQKALMTWLMARSRGDESLLQGVC, translated from the coding sequence ATGAACAACGGTTTGCGGCACATGCTGCGTGACGACGACCTCAACCATGAGGAGCAGTTGGAGGTTCTTCGACTGGGCATGGCGTTCAGGGCCAATCCCTATTTATCTCAGCCCTATCAGGGGCCTCAGGCCGTGGCCATCATCTTCGACAAGCCCAGCACGCGCACCAGAACCAGCTTCTGTGTGGGCGTGGCCCAGCTGGGCGGCTATCCCATGGTCATCGACAGCTCTGGCTCGCAGCTGGGCCGTGGCGAGCCCGTGGCGGACACCTCCAACGTGCTGACACGGATGACGTCCACCATAGTCTGGCGCACCTTTGGCCAGGATCGGGTGGAGACCATGGCTGCACATGCCACCGTGCCCGTCATCAACGCGCTGACCGACTCCTTCCATCCCTGCCAGGTCCTGGCCGACTTCCTGACACTTGCACAGCACCGGGGCGGTGTTGACGCCTTGGCCGGCGTGACCATCGCCTACCTGGGAGACGCAGCCAACAACATGGCCAACTCCTATCTGCTGGGCGGGGCAGTGGCCGGCATGAACGTGCGTATTGCCGGCCCACGCGGCTTCCTTCCTGATCCGAGTCTGGTGGATCAAGCTCGGGCTCTGGCTGCTGAAAACGGGGGATCCATTCTGGTCACCACGGATCCGGTCCAGGCCGTGGAGGATGCTGACTGCGTCTTCACGGACACCTGGGTCTCCATGGGCGAGGAGGACCAGTACGCCATCCGCTCCCATCCCTTCCTGCCCTATCAGGTCAACGCCGCACTTATGGCCCATGCCCGCCCGGATGCCCTCTTCCAGCACTGCCTGCCCGCCTACAGGGGCCGGGAGGTTACGGCCGAGGTCATCGACGGCCCACAGTCCGTGGTCTGGGACGAGGCGGAAAACCGGCTGCACGCCCAGAAGGCCCTGATGACCTGGCTGATGGCCCGCTCCCGAGGTGACGAATCCCTCCTGCAAGGGGTGTGCTGA